One Mangifera indica cultivar Alphonso unplaced genomic scaffold, CATAS_Mindica_2.1 Un_0043, whole genome shotgun sequence genomic region harbors:
- the LOC123206618 gene encoding protein ETHYLENE INSENSITIVE 3-like, translating into MMLTFDEIGLCGDMSFFSAPMGESDMVPAQTEPEATVEDDYTDEEIDVDELEKRMWKDKMRLKRLKEQTKGKEGIDIAKQRQSQEQARRKKMSRAQDGILKYMLKMMEVCKAQGFVYGIIPEKGKPVTGASDNLREWWKDKVRFDRNGPAAIAKYQADNSIPGKNEGCNSIGPTPHTLQELQDTTLGSLLSALMQHCDPPQRRFPLEKGVSPPWWPTGNEEWWPQLGLPKDQGPPPYKKPHDLKKAWKVGVLTAVIKHMSPDIAKIRKLVRQSKCLQDKMTAKESATWLAIINQEETLARELYPESCPPLSSAGGSGSLVINDGNEYDVDGAEDEPNFDVQERKPESLISSNLGMDRMKEGLPVRQLSYPIKGEVITNFDFVRKRKPSTEISMAIEHQVYTCEYFRCPYSEARLGYHDRTSRDNHQLTCPYRNNSSEFGGSNFHVNEVKPVIFPQTFGQSKPTGPLYSVQPSFDISGLGVPEDGQKLITELMSIYDNDIQGNRNITPIKNTAMAESQNSLQQKVQHQQDDYFHGQAAALDGNLFEGSNMTDKHQMFPLEEGQFDRFKMTSSPFETNHNNNSFPLMFGSPFDLGSFDYKEDLQAVGMDSLPKQDTSIWF; encoded by the coding sequence ATGATGTTAACGTTTGATGAGATTGGTCTTTGTGGAGATATGAGTTTTTTCTCTGCTCCTATGGGGGAGTCAGACATGGTCCCTGCACAAACTGAACCTGAGGCAACTGTGGAGGATGATTATACTGATGAAGAGATTGATGTTGATGAGCTTGAAAAGAGAATGTGGAAGGACAAAATGCGTCTCAAAAGGCTTAAAGAACAAACCAAAGGTAAGGAGGGAATTGATATAGCTAAGCAGCGTCAGTCCCAAGAGCAGgcaaggaggaagaagatgtcTAGGGCTCAAGATGGGATCTTGAAATACATGTTGAAGATGATGGAAGTTTGTAAAGCTCAAGGTTTTGTTTATGGGATTATTCCTGAGAAGGGAAAGCCTGTGACTGGAGCATCTGACAATCTTCGAGAGTGGTGGAAGGATAAGGTCAGGTTTGACCGTAATGGTCCAGCTGCTATAGCCAAGTACCAAGCCGATAATTCAATCCCTGGCAAGAATGAGGGCTGTAATTCAATTGGTCCAACCCCTCACACCTTGCAAGAGCTTCAAGACACCACCCTTGGTTCACTGTTGTCAGCACTGATGCAACACTGTGATCCTCCTCAGAGGCGATTTCCATTGGAGAAAGGTGTTTCCCCACCGTGGTGGCCCACCGGAAATGAGGAATGGTGGCCTCAATTGGGTTTGCCAAAGGATCAAGGCCCCCCACCTTACAAGAAGCCTCATGACCTGAAGAAGGCTTGGAAAGTGGGTGTTCTAACAGCTGTGATTAAGCATATGTCCCCAGATATTGCCAAGATTCGCAAGCTTGTGAGGCAATCTAAGTGCTTGCAGGACAAAATGACAGCCAAGGAGAGTGCCACATGGCTTGCTATCATCAACCAGGAGGAGACCTTGGCTCGAGAGCTTTATCCTGAATCATGCCCCCCTTTGTCTTCTGCTGGGGGAAGCGGGTCTTTAGTGATCAATGATGGCAATGAGTATGATGTTGATGGGGCTGAAGATGAACCAAACTTTGATGTTCAAGAGCGTAAGCCTGAGAGTCTTATATCTTCTAATTTGGGGATGGACAGAATGAAGGAAGGGCTTCCAGTTCGGCAACTGTCTTATCCAATTAAGGGAGAAGTCATTACAAACTTTGATTTTGTTCGGAAAAGGAAGCCATCCACTGAAATTAGCATGGCAATTGAGCACCAGGTCTATACATGCGAATACTTTCGGTGTCCTTACAGTGAAGCCCGCCTGGGCTATCATGACAGGACTTCCAGGGACAATCACCAATTGACATGCCCATACAGAAACAATTCTTCAGAATTTGGAGGGTCCAACTTTCACGTGAATGAAGTAAAACCTGTTATCTTTCCTCAAACATTTGGACAATCAAAGCCAACTGGTCCATTGTATTCAGTGCAGCCTTCCTTCGACATATCAGGACTTGGAGTTCCAGAAGATGGGCAAAAACTGATAACTGAGCTGATGTCAATCTATGATAACGATATCCAAGGCAATAGGAATATTACTCCTATTAAAAATACTGCAATGGCAGAAAGTCAAAATTCTCTTCAACAAAAAGTTCAGCATCAACAGGACGACTACTTTCATGGACAAGCAGCAGCGTTGGATGGGAACTTGTTTGAAGGATCCAACATGACTGATAAACATCAGATGTTTCCTCTGGAGGAAGGTCAATTTGACAGGTTTAAGATGACAAGTTCTCCATTTGAGACCAACCACAACAACAATAGTTTCCCATTAATGTTTGGTTCGCCATTTGATTTAGGATCGTTTGATTATAAAGAGGATCTACAAGCAGTAGGAATGGATAGCCTACCAAAGCAGGATACCTCAATCTGGTTCTAA